One bacterium genomic window, TGAGGGAAGCGATCGATACAGGGAGTGCTACGCGCGGCGGCCGGAGCTCGAGGCGCGTGACCGGGAGGTCCGAAATGCGCCGATGAAGGGGATATTGAGCCGCATGCGGCCGGATGCCTGTTTCGATGGCCTTCCCGACAGGCAGGCGGCCCTCGAGCACATAGTTGACGGCAACGTGGCGATGATCTTCGCCTCAACGGAGATGATCGAGAAGGCGCCCATCAGCGCCCGCAGAATCGCCATCCCGCCGGAGGAGATCACGCCTGTGATCAAAGAAGTTGCGCTCTATTTCGGCGCGGACATCGTCGGCATCGTCGAGATGCAGGACGAGCACTTCTACACCCACCACGGGCATTCGATGGGAGGCAAATACGGCGAGCCGGTTGACAAGAGCCTCCGATACGCCATCGTCCTCGCGGTAGAGATGGACAGGGACATGATCAACCGTGCCCCGCACTTGGAGGAGATACTGGCCACGGACAGAGGCTACCGCGATGTCGCGTTGGCTGGCTGTGGTGCTGCTATCCATCTGAAGTCACTCGGCTATCGGGCATTCCTGAATACCGTCGCAACCTACAACGCTCCGCTAGTGCGATTGGCCCGAGATGCCGGGCTGGGCCAGAT contains:
- a CDS encoding reductive dehalogenase domain-containing protein; this encodes MRLIDERDTTFSRMALVEGSDRYRECYARRPELEARDREVRNAPMKGILSRMRPDACFDGLPDRQAALEHIVDGNVAMIFASTEMIEKAPISARRIAIPPEEITPVIKEVALYFGADIVGIVEMQDEHFYTHHGHSMGGKYGEPVDKSLRYAIVLAVEMDRDMINRAPHLEEILATDRGYRDVALAGCGAAIHLKSLGYRAFLNTVATYNAPLVRLARDAGLGQIGRHGMLITKKHGSRVRLGAVMTDMPLLPDGRIDFGLEKFCMRCGNCARNCIGGAISEGQPVDEDGQLRWTYEDTNCMEVWKRVGTDCGICIASCPFSHNIEEDLIDSIKDDPMVIEKIIRDFRLRFGRRPVNKDKLKIAQL